A portion of the Marinilabiliales bacterium genome contains these proteins:
- a CDS encoding nucleotidyltransferase family protein gives MKAMIYTGGLESSMKPQSSGRPRALIEINREPLLGMLLRRLADKGFDEIIVNVHHFARQIYEFISLKDFGDIRIELSDETDLVLDSGGGLKKVARFFDDARPFLLYYLEVLSETDPALMYENHLRSGALVTLLVRERESSRYMLFDDNMRLCGWQNTETGEEVIFADHRGNLKKYAFSRIQVLSPAIFNLMPCKDVFSLVDIYLQLARRHLIRGYIDNESIWMDLARAEGVIEAEKLFRKN, from the coding sequence TATACGGGCGGGCTTGAAAGCAGTATGAAGCCGCAAAGCTCCGGCAGACCCAGGGCTCTAATCGAGATAAACAGGGAGCCGCTCCTTGGCATGCTTCTCAGGAGGTTGGCAGATAAGGGATTCGACGAGATCATTGTTAATGTACATCATTTTGCCAGGCAAATTTATGAATTTATAAGCCTGAAGGATTTCGGGGATATCCGGATAGAATTGTCCGATGAGACTGACCTGGTGCTGGATTCCGGAGGGGGCCTCAAAAAGGTGGCGAGGTTCTTTGATGATGCCCGGCCTTTCCTGCTATATTACCTTGAGGTACTGAGCGAAACCGACCCGGCCCTGATGTATGAGAATCATTTGCGGTCAGGAGCTCTTGTAACCCTGCTGGTAAGGGAGCGTGAAAGCTCCAGGTACATGCTGTTTGATGATAATATGAGGCTCTGCGGGTGGCAGAACACCGAAACGGGGGAAGAGGTAATATTCGCTGACCACAGGGGAAACCTGAAAAAGTATGCATTCAGCAGGATACAGGTATTAAGTCCGGCAATATTCAACCTGATGCCCTGTAAAGATGTCTTCTCACTGGTCGATATTTACCTGCAACTTGCACGCAGGCACCTTATCAGGGGGTATATCGACAACGAATCGATATGGATGGACCTTGCACGTGCAGAAGGGGTTATCGAGGCAGAGAAGCTGTTCAGGAAGAACTGA